From Blastopirellula marina, the proteins below share one genomic window:
- a CDS encoding RHS repeat-associated core domain-containing protein → MNPFTAYVNIHFSGAATFTIKIVFDGGDPNGPSNVAEDSANETPPTCDCNCGCSAKGFPEKASKPAENSGDTKPVTINATLTGERPPGSVMAVAWQLVGGAVETVYYSLDGLPSSGEITLPLTHVFNTSSLATGAYNYTAKLSSTAFDSALNNFNFSGELLVSKPNDALGNGVVDDLAKLTTSADGKLLDLGNGNLTHFLDNLDGTYSAANDPYSQLAWDSGSSTYTLTNQEGETYTFNSAGLATTKKDKRGRETSYSYTDADGDSVADEISSITKHGGQTTSYGYTSSKLTTITDELGRVTSYTYDVNDRIETITSPDPDGAGSLVPIVNTYSYDSTGRVNSIAKSNGETIQYVRDSSGALIESISPDGSSTEYNNYAYRNLPASGTGTLMNPASLTLEGDAWGEMTTDGVTTYYKTDRKGNLLAVKDAEGNVTTYDRNAAGYVTKITEADPDGPGALEAAVYEYSYDSSGNILTETLPDDSVRTWEYHATWNEPIKFIDANGNITLYAYDATNQWLLTETIIIGEIDDAINLETDDLTTTYTYTGAPVGVTDPPIGLVESITEADGVVTEFGYDVDGNRTSVTYAVGTADEATILATYDAAGNMLTETDELGNVTTYTYDNFDRVTSVTTADPDGAGPQAATVVTYTYNDFDLLATESINGRTTTYTYNTKGQVTSVTEADPDGAGSLTAPVTSYTYDSDGNILTITDPLGNVTTYGYTDGLLTSITEADPDGAGPQTAPVTSYTYDDAGRILTVTDPLGQVTTYNYDNLGRQISVSLPDPDGAGALTALSSTTVYDAFGRFVSETDFSGITTTYTYDSESNLLTETTPLGTTTYTYDELNRLVEVETADPDGAGALAALVNTYSYTATGQIASVTTPKGTTSHTYDNRRRRTSVTLPDPDGVGGQSAPVSSTTYDDAGNVLTETDALGNVTTYEYDDLNRVIKITSPDPDGVGAMTSPVTEYGYDEFGQLVSMTDPNGGVTTYEYDDLGRQTKVIYADPDGAGAQSSPEVSFVYDANDRLTSMTDELGNVTTYAYDNLGRQISVTLPDPDGAGSATSPVYSYEYDANGQLLSETDPLGRTTSYTYDAMGRLLTETLPDPDGIAPAGPLAAPVTTYTYNSSGQLASVTDAESQTVSYTYNSADLIATMTDPRGTTVYAYDALGRQIAIYEPDPDGAGSQQAPVTLYQYNDDGELAATITRDGKTSYEYDNLGRITKITEADPDDVGLALGSALGSGTGATGSATGGPEIVVTDGVLEGLVLTDGSSTVGFGTVDVGSTAIRTFEITNIGDSPLTISSITLPSVFKIISYSDDEIAAGESTTITVQFTPTTVASYSATLTINNDDNDESSFEVQLTGSGQASTNGSEVAASTSFTYDDVGRTTSETDALGHTTSYEYDHLGRVVKKTDAELGETTYTYDANGNRLTLTDPVSNTTTWTYDALNRMLTNTNELNDTRTYEYDAAGNVVEYTDRNGRVTVYEYDDLQRRTAEKWIDGVNVERTLSYTFDAASQLTSASDPAATYTFTYDNLGRNTSTTHDLAALGFDVVIDEAYDALGRRTSLAAEIDGTDDLINTYSYDYLNRMTQVTQASQSGGNAVTEKRVDFAYDAEDKGQFTSITRYADLTGTELVATSTYGYDAADRLTSLTHADGGSSTLAGYTWAYDEGNRLTAFTVYGYSAEDATYSYDDTDQLTGADRSGISSDESYTYDENGNRTNTGYSTGTNNQLLSDGTYNYTFDAEGNLTQRTSIADGSYAVYEWDYRNHLISVTDYDASDVKQQKVEYVYDYSNRMIGREHDTDGDGTVDTSGTFVYDGNQIILVLDDAGDVDHRLLWGPNVDQVLADENAAGDVYWALTDQLNTIRDWAEYDDVADTTSVVNHIAYDSFGIVLSETNGSLDTAGFGFTARYLDEATGLQYNSERWYIASLGRWASQDPIEFEAEDPNLYRYVGNDPILFNDPDGLKKRWVGTYPVEGTGHHPIPVELWLEFGFDESLYWFLDSYGNIQPKDNTHNMTAHGSSTGYTAYAREALRQRLHDRLDDSRKLSVHEQQEFIKRFIDDISDESACKSETERFLHEFNVAAEEGVSEVKRWKNDVHGRKRFPEKPFPVTSIKIAGLRPISNAKLRKILSYLGDTADLTAKYGGKMLPLIGALMAYNQLRSDGKSHEEAVAIAAIDELHPFPVGAQELDQFVNGIADRYRDRIESALDHNRRLNEIYDGLSKDPQNSIIPLRARGTVCPPDRREIPDRHF, encoded by the coding sequence ATGAACCCATTCACCGCCTATGTGAATATCCATTTTTCGGGTGCTGCAACCTTCACCATTAAGATTGTCTTTGATGGCGGCGATCCAAATGGCCCTTCGAATGTCGCCGAGGATTCTGCAAACGAAACGCCCCCTACCTGCGACTGCAACTGCGGCTGTTCCGCGAAAGGATTTCCTGAAAAAGCCAGTAAGCCTGCCGAGAACAGCGGAGACACCAAGCCAGTTACAATCAATGCGACTTTGACCGGAGAACGTCCGCCTGGCAGTGTCATGGCAGTTGCTTGGCAGTTGGTAGGCGGAGCCGTCGAGACGGTTTATTACTCGCTAGACGGCCTGCCGTCGTCAGGCGAAATCACGCTGCCTTTGACGCACGTCTTCAATACGTCGAGTCTTGCGACTGGGGCTTACAACTATACTGCGAAACTAAGCAGTACCGCCTTTGATTCCGCGTTGAATAACTTCAATTTCTCGGGCGAACTCTTGGTCTCGAAGCCAAATGATGCCCTTGGCAATGGAGTTGTGGACGATCTCGCCAAACTCACCACATCTGCCGATGGTAAGCTGCTTGATTTAGGCAATGGGAATCTGACACACTTCCTGGATAACTTGGACGGCACTTACTCGGCTGCCAACGATCCTTACAGTCAATTGGCCTGGGATTCCGGCAGCAGCACCTACACCTTGACGAATCAAGAAGGCGAGACTTACACCTTCAATAGTGCCGGGTTGGCGACCACGAAGAAGGATAAACGCGGCCGTGAGACCTCTTACAGCTATACCGACGCCGATGGCGATTCCGTTGCGGATGAAATCTCTAGTATCACCAAACATGGTGGCCAAACCACTAGCTATGGCTATACGTCTAGCAAGCTGACCACTATTACCGATGAATTGGGACGGGTTACCTCCTATACGTACGACGTCAATGACCGGATTGAAACGATCACTTCGCCTGACCCAGACGGTGCAGGCAGCTTAGTTCCGATCGTGAACACTTACAGCTACGACAGCACAGGCAGGGTCAATTCGATCGCCAAGTCGAACGGCGAAACGATCCAGTACGTCCGTGATTCTTCAGGAGCTTTGATCGAAAGCATATCGCCTGATGGTAGCTCCACGGAATACAATAACTACGCCTATCGGAACCTTCCTGCATCGGGAACCGGCACATTGATGAATCCAGCCTCGCTGACCCTTGAAGGAGATGCCTGGGGCGAGATGACGACCGATGGAGTCACCACCTATTACAAGACCGACCGAAAAGGCAATCTGCTTGCGGTCAAAGATGCGGAAGGCAACGTCACGACCTACGACCGCAACGCCGCGGGTTACGTCACCAAAATCACCGAGGCCGATCCGGACGGTCCTGGCGCGCTAGAAGCGGCAGTCTACGAATACTCCTACGACTCGAGCGGTAATATACTGACTGAAACGCTGCCGGACGATTCAGTAAGAACCTGGGAGTACCACGCGACCTGGAATGAGCCGATCAAGTTTATCGATGCTAATGGAAACATCACCCTCTACGCTTACGATGCCACAAATCAGTGGCTACTGACCGAGACGATTATCATTGGGGAAATCGATGACGCTATCAATCTAGAAACAGACGACCTGACCACCACCTATACCTACACCGGTGCTCCCGTCGGGGTAACCGATCCGCCGATAGGCCTGGTTGAATCGATCACCGAAGCGGATGGTGTCGTCACCGAGTTCGGATACGATGTCGACGGGAATCGCACCTCAGTGACCTATGCGGTGGGCACGGCCGACGAAGCGACCATTTTGGCCACCTATGACGCCGCTGGCAATATGCTCACGGAAACCGATGAGTTGGGCAATGTTACGACTTACACGTACGATAACTTCGATCGTGTCACCTCGGTGACAACAGCAGATCCAGATGGGGCGGGGCCGCAAGCCGCCACGGTCGTCACCTACACCTACAACGACTTTGACCTTCTCGCCACCGAATCCATAAACGGTAGGACGACCACATACACCTACAACACCAAGGGGCAAGTCACCTCGGTCACAGAAGCCGATCCGGACGGTGCAGGTTCGCTAACTGCTCCGGTTACTTCCTACACTTACGACAGCGATGGCAACATCCTTACCATCACCGATCCGCTGGGGAACGTGACGACCTATGGCTATACCGATGGCCTGCTGACCTCAATCACCGAAGCCGATCCGGATGGAGCCGGGCCGCAAACCGCTCCGGTAACAAGCTACACCTACGATGACGCTGGCCGAATCCTGACGGTCACCGATCCTCTCGGTCAGGTTACGACCTATAACTACGACAATCTGGGACGTCAGATTTCGGTGTCGTTACCCGATCCAGATGGTGCTGGGGCGCTTACTGCACTGAGCAGCACGACTGTCTACGATGCCTTCGGACGCTTCGTCAGCGAAACCGACTTCAGTGGAATCACCACAACCTACACCTACGATTCGGAAAGCAATCTGCTCACCGAAACAACGCCGCTGGGCACGACGACCTACACGTATGATGAACTAAATCGGCTGGTGGAAGTCGAAACGGCCGATCCCGATGGAGCCGGTGCGCTCGCAGCCCTGGTGAACACCTACTCCTACACGGCTACCGGGCAAATTGCTTCGGTCACCACGCCCAAGGGAACGACATCGCATACTTACGACAACCGTCGTCGCAGAACCAGCGTAACCTTGCCCGATCCGGATGGAGTTGGCGGTCAATCCGCTCCCGTCTCCAGCACCACCTACGATGATGCCGGAAACGTGCTGACCGAAACGGATGCCCTCGGCAATGTCACCACTTACGAATACGACGATCTGAATCGAGTCATCAAAATCACTTCGCCTGACCCAGACGGCGTCGGGGCGATGACCTCTCCGGTGACCGAGTATGGGTACGACGAATTCGGCCAACTGGTCAGCATGACCGATCCGAATGGAGGCGTAACTACCTATGAGTACGACGACCTGGGTCGCCAAACCAAGGTCATTTATGCGGATCCCGATGGGGCCGGTGCGCAATCATCTCCGGAAGTTTCGTTCGTCTACGACGCCAACGATCGACTCACGAGCATGACCGACGAACTAGGGAACGTCACGACCTACGCGTATGACAACCTGGGAAGGCAAATCTCGGTTACCCTGCCCGATCCCGATGGAGCCGGTTCAGCGACTTCCCCCGTTTACAGCTACGAATACGACGCCAATGGGCAACTGCTCAGTGAAACCGATCCACTCGGGCGGACAACCAGCTACACCTACGACGCGATGGGACGGCTGCTTACCGAGACGCTGCCCGATCCGGATGGAATCGCGCCTGCCGGGCCTCTGGCGGCACCAGTCACGACCTACACGTATAACAGTAGCGGGCAGTTGGCCAGCGTGACCGATGCTGAATCGCAGACGGTCAGTTATACGTACAACTCGGCGGACCTCATTGCGACGATGACCGATCCGCGCGGTACAACCGTCTATGCCTACGATGCCCTGGGACGACAGATTGCCATCTATGAACCGGACCCCGATGGCGCGGGCTCGCAACAGGCTCCGGTAACCCTCTATCAGTACAACGACGACGGGGAACTGGCGGCCACCATCACCCGCGATGGAAAAACGAGCTACGAATACGACAACTTGGGACGGATCACCAAGATCACCGAGGCCGATCCCGATGATGTGGGCTTGGCTCTCGGTTCCGCGCTGGGCTCAGGGACTGGGGCCACAGGCTCGGCGACTGGAGGTCCGGAAATCGTTGTTACCGACGGGGTTCTCGAAGGGCTTGTCCTGACAGATGGTTCCTCGACCGTGGGCTTCGGCACAGTCGATGTGGGAAGTACTGCGATTCGCACCTTCGAGATCACCAACATCGGCGACAGTCCGCTCACGATCAGTTCAATCACGCTTCCTAGCGTTTTTAAAATTATTTCTTACTCGGACGACGAAATTGCCGCTGGTGAGTCGACCACGATCACCGTCCAGTTTACTCCGACCACGGTCGCCTCATATTCGGCTACGCTGACGATTAACAACGATGACAATGATGAATCGTCGTTCGAGGTCCAGTTGACCGGTTCGGGGCAGGCCAGCACCAACGGTAGTGAAGTCGCCGCCTCGACCAGTTTCACATACGATGATGTCGGGCGAACGACCAGCGAAACTGATGCTCTGGGCCATACGACCAGTTACGAGTATGACCACCTGGGCCGTGTTGTGAAAAAGACGGATGCCGAATTGGGCGAGACGACCTATACCTACGACGCCAACGGCAACCGCCTGACGCTCACCGATCCAGTGTCGAACACAACCACCTGGACGTACGATGCTCTTAACCGAATGCTCACCAATACAAATGAGCTGAACGATACGCGAACCTACGAGTACGACGCTGCTGGTAACGTGGTCGAATACACCGACCGCAACGGCCGAGTGACCGTCTACGAATATGATGACTTACAACGTCGCACCGCCGAAAAATGGATAGATGGCGTCAATGTAGAGCGAACACTCAGCTACACGTTTGATGCCGCTTCGCAGTTGACCAGTGCCAGCGATCCGGCAGCGACCTACACGTTCACTTACGACAACCTGGGCCGCAACACGAGCACCACGCACGACCTGGCGGCTCTTGGCTTCGACGTGGTGATTGATGAGGCGTACGACGCCCTGGGCCGTCGCACGAGCTTGGCGGCGGAGATCGACGGCACGGATGATCTGATCAACACCTATTCCTACGACTATCTGAACCGCATGACCCAGGTCACGCAGGCTAGTCAGTCAGGCGGCAATGCGGTCACCGAAAAACGGGTCGACTTCGCCTACGATGCCGAAGACAAGGGGCAGTTCACGTCGATTACTCGCTACGCCGACCTGACCGGGACCGAACTGGTCGCGACCAGCACTTATGGCTATGACGCGGCCGACCGCCTCACCAGCCTGACCCATGCCGATGGCGGCTCCAGCACGCTCGCTGGCTATACCTGGGCCTACGACGAAGGCAACCGTCTGACGGCGTTCACGGTCTACGGCTACTCGGCTGAAGACGCGACCTACAGCTACGACGATACGGATCAATTGACCGGGGCCGATCGTAGTGGCATTTCTTCCGACGAGTCGTATACCTACGACGAAAACGGCAACCGAACAAACACCGGCTACTCAACCGGCACCAACAACCAGCTTCTTTCCGACGGGACATACAACTACACGTTCGACGCGGAAGGGAATCTGACCCAAAGGACCAGTATCGCGGATGGCAGTTACGCTGTTTACGAGTGGGACTATCGTAACCACCTGATCAGCGTGACCGATTACGACGCGTCGGACGTCAAGCAGCAGAAGGTCGAGTACGTTTATGACTACTCGAATCGGATGATCGGGAGGGAGCACGATACGGACGGGGACGGTACTGTCGATACGTCAGGCACTTTTGTCTACGACGGCAACCAGATCATCCTGGTGCTGGATGACGCAGGAGACGTCGATCATCGGCTTCTCTGGGGCCCGAATGTGGATCAGGTCCTGGCCGATGAAAACGCTGCAGGCGACGTTTATTGGGCTTTGACCGATCAGCTAAACACGATCCGCGATTGGGCCGAGTATGATGACGTGGCCGATACGACCAGTGTCGTCAACCACATCGCTTACGACAGCTTCGGAATTGTCTTAAGTGAAACGAACGGATCGCTCGATACGGCAGGCTTCGGGTTTACAGCTCGTTACTTGGATGAGGCGACTGGGCTGCAGTACAATAGCGAGCGTTGGTACATCGCCTCACTTGGCCGTTGGGCGAGTCAAGACCCGATCGAGTTCGAGGCGGAAGATCCGAATCTGTATCGGTACGTGGGTAATGATCCTATCTTATTTAACGATCCAGACGGACTAAAAAAACGTTGGGTTGGAACATACCCCGTAGAAGGAACAGGACATCACCCAATTCCTGTTGAATTGTGGCTAGAATTCGGATTTGATGAGTCGCTTTACTGGTTCCTCGATTCTTATGGCAACATTCAACCTAAGGATAATACACATAATATGACGGCTCATGGGAGTTCGACAGGATATACCGCTTATGCAAGAGAAGCACTTCGGCAGAGACTGCATGATCGATTAGACGACAGTCGGAAATTGTCCGTTCATGAGCAGCAAGAATTTATTAAACGATTCATCGACGATATTTCCGATGAGAGTGCTTGTAAGAGTGAAACAGAGCGGTTTTTGCATGAGTTCAATGTCGCGGCAGAGGAAGGGGTTTCAGAAGTAAAACGATGGAAAAATGACGTCCATGGAAGAAAAAGATTTCCTGAAAAACCCTTTCCAGTTACTTCAATAAAGATTGCCGGTCTCAGACCTATCTCCAATGCTAAGTTACGAAAGATTTTGTCCTATCTGGGTGACACAGCTGACTTGACGGCAAAATATGGAGGAAAAATGCTGCCGCTTATTGGAGCTCTTATGGCATACAATCAATTGCGAAGCGATGGAAAAAGCCATGAAGAAGCTGTAGCAATAGCGGCGATTGATGAGTTGCATCCGTTCCCAGTTGGTGCCCAAGAACTCGATCAATTTGTTAATGGAATCGCTGATCGATACCGTGACAGGATCGAAAGCGCCTTGGACCATAATCGGCGGCTTAACGAAATATATGATGGCCTTTCAAAAGATCCCCAGAATTCAATTATTCCTCTTCGTGCACGGGGTACAGTTTGTCCGCCTGATCGACGGGAGATACCTGATCGTCATTTCTAA
- a CDS encoding WG repeat-containing protein — MGEVIVEPAFLNAYESNEGIAVALETRSPKQYVLLDENGAVRCHLPDVSRVDNSGVCQGLLAATDAGSKRCGYLDTNGEWTIEPMFRNAKAFDKHGATVGVPPDDAGRKERRINRKGEFIGDLFRQIKNFRTDRRFTGAYLTFRFETGVVVDCFGSRVGKSTFNHVGLEAEGLLPVEFLNEQIGWVDTNGEEVRRVEGTMIGAYFSDGLIPIKKNEKWGLVDRDGHFVLEPQFDVLDVVGFNRFQAGMISPSGQPEVRLINGAGETLGEGVFSLIGGFKEKVAVVWRPNADPTYGDDEERNFIDPNGNLLLPEWW, encoded by the coding sequence ATGGGAGAGGTCATCGTTGAACCTGCGTTTTTGAATGCTTACGAGAGCAACGAGGGAATCGCGGTTGCGTTGGAGACTCGATCTCCAAAACAGTACGTTTTGCTTGATGAAAACGGAGCCGTTCGTTGCCATCTACCAGACGTTTCTAGAGTCGATAATTCCGGGGTATGCCAGGGATTACTCGCGGCGACCGACGCTGGCTCTAAGAGGTGCGGCTATTTGGATACAAACGGTGAATGGACGATAGAGCCGATGTTTCGGAATGCCAAAGCTTTTGATAAGCATGGGGCAACGGTAGGCGTGCCCCCTGATGATGCCGGGCGCAAGGAACGGCGAATCAACAGAAAAGGAGAATTCATAGGGGACCTATTTCGCCAAATCAAAAATTTCCGAACTGATCGCCGTTTTACGGGTGCTTATCTTACGTTTAGATTTGAGACTGGCGTTGTCGTCGATTGCTTTGGTTCACGAGTCGGCAAGAGCACATTTAATCATGTCGGTCTCGAAGCGGAAGGTCTGTTGCCTGTCGAATTTCTTAACGAGCAAATCGGCTGGGTTGACACCAACGGTGAGGAAGTCAGGCGAGTCGAGGGAACGATGATCGGTGCCTACTTTAGTGATGGCTTGATCCCTATTAAGAAGAATGAAAAGTGGGGATTGGTCGATCGAGATGGTCACTTCGTCTTAGAGCCTCAGTTTGATGTGCTGGATGTGGTTGGATTCAATCGTTTCCAAGCCGGAATGATTTCTCCTTCTGGGCAACCGGAGGTCCGATTGATCAATGGTGCAGGAGAAACCTTGGGAGAAGGTGTATTTTCGCTTATCGGTGGTTTTAAAGAGAAAGTTGCTGTCGTATGGCGTCCGAACGCCGATCCTACCTACGGAGATGACGAAGAGCGAAACTTCATCGACCCTAATGGAAATCTCTTATTGCCGGAATGGTGGTAG
- a CDS encoding c-type cytochrome, which produces MRKKQVWTFLSTLALLLGLGNVALAKEPTATDPKNFKVADGFNVELLYSVPKDRQGSWVSMCVGPDGNLIVCDQYGKLYHVAVPNAGTQGEVTVTPIDVKIGGAQGLIWAFDSLYVVVNSGQFPSGLHRVTDSDGDGKLDKVTELRKLNGGGEHGPHAVMLHPDGKHLVVVCGNQTNLTDFTTSRVPQVWDEDLILPRIYGRGFMRDKMAPGGYIAKIDPEGKEWELMAVGFRNEYDAAFNRDGELFTYDADMEWDLNTPWYRPTRICHVVSGAEFGWRNGSGKWPAYYPDSTPATVDIGPGSPTGVAFGYGADFPQKYQDAFYACDWSYGKLYAVHLEEDGASYKATAEEFITGTPLPLTDIVVRPADKAMYFTVGGRKVQSGLYRVTYTGDKGADAAVASSKSEAMKLRREIEKLHLSKDPAGLDLALANLGSDDRFIRQAARIALEHQAPASWQEKALALNDANSVINTAIALARTGDDSLRGQVLDKLDTIDYAAVSKSQKLDLLRAYGLVLMRMGEDASVRDRYLKKLEPLLPAKSPEENRMLAELLVRLQSPTAAPKLVALLEATPTQEQQIELAKSLRLLKAGWTNDLQERYFRWFHKAATYRGGASFDLFVQDIKKEAVENLTPERKMALAAILEHKPASNAPVFSGKPRTLVKKWAVEDLAAVVEPSALKNRNYEKGQQLFGEASCFACHRFDGQGGAIGPDLTALSGRFSPRDILESIILPSKQVSDQYQAVKILTEDGKVVVGRIVNLNGDTMQINTNMLDPNAMTGVNQNQIEEIVPSDKSMMPEALLDNFTEDEIKDLMAYLLSRGDRNSGMFAEN; this is translated from the coding sequence ATGAGAAAAAAGCAAGTTTGGACCTTCCTAAGTACATTGGCCCTGCTGCTCGGTTTGGGCAATGTCGCACTGGCCAAGGAGCCGACAGCCACCGATCCTAAGAATTTCAAGGTCGCTGATGGTTTCAACGTTGAACTACTTTATTCGGTACCGAAAGATCGGCAGGGATCTTGGGTCAGCATGTGCGTTGGTCCTGATGGAAACCTGATTGTCTGTGACCAATACGGCAAGCTGTATCACGTGGCCGTGCCCAATGCAGGCACCCAAGGAGAAGTGACCGTCACCCCAATCGATGTCAAGATCGGTGGGGCCCAAGGTTTAATCTGGGCTTTCGACAGTCTATATGTTGTGGTTAACAGTGGGCAGTTCCCTAGCGGACTTCATCGCGTGACCGATAGCGACGGCGACGGCAAGCTCGACAAAGTAACCGAGCTGCGCAAGCTCAACGGTGGCGGTGAGCACGGTCCTCACGCGGTCATGCTGCACCCTGATGGCAAGCACCTGGTGGTTGTCTGTGGTAACCAGACCAATTTGACTGACTTTACTACTTCCCGCGTACCGCAAGTTTGGGACGAAGATCTGATCCTGCCCCGCATCTACGGTCGTGGGTTCATGCGAGACAAGATGGCTCCGGGCGGTTACATCGCCAAGATCGATCCCGAAGGGAAAGAGTGGGAACTGATGGCCGTTGGTTTCCGCAACGAATACGATGCTGCATTCAATCGCGACGGTGAGCTGTTCACCTACGATGCCGACATGGAATGGGACTTAAACACCCCTTGGTATCGCCCAACCCGCATTTGCCATGTGGTCAGTGGTGCTGAGTTCGGCTGGCGTAATGGTTCCGGCAAGTGGCCTGCATACTACCCAGACAGCACCCCAGCTACGGTAGATATCGGCCCAGGCTCGCCCACCGGGGTCGCGTTCGGCTACGGGGCTGACTTCCCCCAGAAATACCAAGACGCGTTCTACGCATGCGACTGGAGCTACGGCAAGCTATACGCTGTGCATCTGGAAGAAGATGGTGCTTCCTACAAGGCTACCGCCGAAGAGTTCATCACCGGCACGCCTCTTCCGCTGACCGATATCGTTGTCCGCCCTGCCGACAAGGCGATGTACTTCACGGTGGGTGGTCGTAAGGTTCAGTCCGGTCTTTACCGTGTCACCTACACCGGCGACAAAGGGGCCGACGCTGCTGTTGCTTCCAGCAAGAGCGAGGCAATGAAGCTTCGCCGAGAGATCGAAAAGCTGCACCTCTCGAAAGATCCCGCTGGACTGGACCTCGCCTTGGCGAACCTGGGAAGCGACGATCGCTTCATCCGCCAGGCCGCACGAATCGCCCTGGAGCACCAGGCTCCTGCTTCATGGCAGGAAAAAGCCCTCGCTCTGAATGATGCCAATAGCGTGATCAACACGGCGATTGCCTTGGCTCGTACCGGCGACGACTCGCTGCGTGGCCAGGTTTTGGACAAGCTCGACACGATTGACTACGCCGCAGTCAGCAAGTCGCAAAAGCTCGACCTGCTGCGGGCTTACGGTCTGGTGTTGATGCGTATGGGAGAGGACGCTTCCGTGCGTGATCGCTACCTGAAGAAGCTTGAGCCGCTGCTGCCGGCCAAATCGCCGGAAGAAAACCGGATGTTGGCCGAACTCCTGGTTCGTCTGCAATCGCCGACCGCGGCACCCAAGCTGGTGGCTCTCCTGGAAGCTACCCCCACCCAAGAGCAGCAGATCGAATTGGCTAAGAGCCTGCGACTGTTGAAAGCTGGCTGGACCAACGATCTGCAAGAGCGATACTTCCGCTGGTTCCACAAAGCGGCCACGTACCGCGGCGGGGCAAGCTTCGACTTGTTCGTTCAAGACATTAAGAAGGAAGCGGTCGAGAACCTCACGCCAGAACGTAAAATGGCCCTCGCTGCCATTCTGGAGCACAAGCCAGCTTCCAATGCTCCTGTCTTCAGCGGCAAGCCACGCACGCTGGTAAAGAAGTGGGCCGTGGAAGACCTGGCCGCCGTGGTCGAGCCTTCGGCTTTGAAGAATCGAAACTACGAAAAAGGTCAACAACTGTTTGGTGAAGCGAGCTGCTTTGCTTGCCATCGGTTCGATGGGCAGGGGGGGGCGATCGGTCCTGACTTGACGGCTCTCTCGGGACGCTTCAGCCCGCGTGACATCCTGGAATCGATCATCCTGCCCAGCAAGCAGGTGAGCGACCAATACCAGGCGGTCAAAATCTTGACCGAAGACGGCAAGGTGGTCGTTGGTCGTATCGTGAACCTGAACGGGGACACGATGCAGATCAACACCAACATGCTCGACCCGAACGCCATGACCGGCGTCAATCAGAACCAGATCGAAGAGATCGTTCCGTCGGACAAGTCGATGATGCCGGAGGCCTTGTTAGATAACTTCACCGAAGACGAGATCAAGGACCTGATGGCCTATCTCCTCTCGCGTGGTGATCGCAACAGCGGCATGTTCGCTGAGAACTAA